The Synergistaceae bacterium DNA window ACGGAGGAAAAGCGCGAGAAACAGAAGCTCCGTCTTTTTCGTGTTCGTAACCGAAAGCAGCGACGGCGCAATCGCGTCGTGGTCCAGCGAACCCTTGAAAGGCGGATTCGCCAGAACCACGGTGTATTTTTCCGTGTCGTCGTTGTCCTTCGAGAGCGAATCGTGAAATCGGATGTTTGCCTCGTCCATGTTGTGCAGAATCGTGTTCATGGCGGTGATGCGGAGCATGGTCTGATCCGTGTCGTAGCCGGTGAACATTTCCCTTTGGTAGTGGGCGCGGGCCTCTTTGTCGAGCCGCAAGGTTTTTTCGTTGTTTTCGCGGACGTATTCGCCCGCGAGCACGAGAAAGCCGCCCGTTCCGCAGGCGGGGTCGGCAATGAAGTCTTTTATTTGAGGATCGACGAAGCTAACCATCATCCTGACGATGTGCCGCGGCGTCCTGAACTGGCCGATGCGCCCTGCCGTCTGTATCCTGGAAATCATGTACTCGTAGAGGTCGCCTTTGAGATCGTTGTCCCTGAGAGCCTGGGACAAACCATCAATGGCCGTGACCACTTTTTGAGTAATCAGAGGGTTTGGCAATATGAAATTTGCGTTCGACATGTGCTGAGCATAGGCGCTTTTGGCCCCGATTTTCATGCCCTTGACGATATGTTCCGACCCGTTGTCCAGTTTGACGGCGGTATCGATGCCTTTGATGAAAGGGAAGACCCTGTCCCGAAGCAGGTCAAAAATCTTTTCGGGAGAGAGGTCTCTGAATTTACTCCAGCGCAGCGCCTGACCCTGTTCGTCCTGCTGAAAAATGCGCTCGCCCGGCTCTCCGCCGATTAAAGCGTCATCCTGTTCTCTGCGCTCTTCTTCCATATCAAGCAGACGGATGAAAAACAGATATGTGAGTTGCTCTATGACCACCAGCGGATTGGCCATGCCATAGGCATACATATCGTTCCAGATGCCGTCAATTTGACTTTTCAGTTCGCCTGTGATGGCCATTTCATTCTCCTGTTCCACTCCGGATGTACCGTTGTACTAAAAAAAGACGCATAACGCTGGTAAGTGACGAACAAAAATTTATTCAGAAAAGAGCCAGCAGTTCTATGTCACAATATGAACGGTGCCTTCCTTCCGGGCGGGCGGGGTGGAAACGGAGGCGGCGAAGCCGATCGCCGCGGACGAACAGATCGTGTGTTCTCTCGGAATCCCCAGTTCGAACAAATATTCGCGAACGCCCGAATCGTTACGCAGCCAGTGAAGCTGGTTGATGTAACAACTCCCCAAGCCCAGAGACTGCGCGGCGAGAAAAATATTTTCCAGCGCCAGAGCGCAGTCCGCCATGGCGTTTTCGTAGTTCGGGCGGTTGGAGGCCACGATCAGGGTCGGCGCGTGGTGATAAAAGTTGTAGCCGTCTTTTTGCGAATGCTCCTTTGCCTTCTGCTTGCCGGGGTAATCGTCATCCGGCGTCCATCGCTGAAAGCCCTCCCGTACCAGCTCGTTCAGCCGGTGCAGAGCGTCCCGGTTTTGTATGGCGGTGAACAGCCAGCTCTGATTATTCCCTCCGCTTGGAGCCCAAACAGCCGCGTCCAGCAGAATTTTCAGATGCTCCGGCGAAACTTGCCTGTCCAAAAACGAACGGGTGCTTCTACGGGCGTGAATGCAGTTCAACACTTCATTTTCCATGATTAAGTCCTCCTCAAAATTCCCGGGTGGCGTCGACGACGTTGACCAGCCCGCGGCCCGCAAGTTCATTTCTGAGGTTCGTGATCGTGAGGTCGAGGGTCAGAGGCATATAGTTCACCAGGTCGTCCGAGGACACGTGAGGCGTGATGATGAGGTTGGGGGTGTTCCAGAGAGGGGAGTCCGCCGGCAGAGGCTCCACGTCGAACACGTCCAGAATCGCACCGCTCAGTTCCCCCTTCGAGAGTTTTTTTTGAAGGGCCGTCTGGTCCACAAGAGGCCCCCTGGAGACGTTCAGAACTCCGGCGTGTTTGGGCAGCCATCCCAGCACCTCTTCGCCGACGATTCCCCTGGTCTTCGCGGTGAGAGGGGCCGCCACCGCCAGAAAATCCGACTGTGCGAGAACGTCCTTCATCGCCTCCGGCGTCACCATCTTTTCGCAGCAGGGATGGTCGGTCACGTAAGGATCGATGCCCGTCACGCGCAGTCCCATCCGCTGCGCCTGCTTCGCGATTTCCCCGCCCTGATGCCCCACGCCGAAAACCGCCAGCCGCTTCCCTTTGATGACGGAGGTGAAGGCCCTGTCCCACCGGCCGTTTCTCTGGGCCGTGAACAGCCGCGGCATCTGCGCGTTGAGCATGGCGAGATACATGGCGAAGGACTCCCCCGACTTCGGCAGATGGACGCCTCTGTTGTTGACCAGCGTCACGCCCTCGGGAACCCAGTCGAAGGGGGTCACATGCTCCACTCCCGAGCTGATGAAGTGAATCCACCGCAGGCACGGCGCATAACCCCGCAGATTTTCCGTGGGGAAACTGTATCCCACCAGCACGTCGGCGGTCGCCATTTGGCCGTAATATTCCTTCAGGTCGTCTTCCGTCCATCGTGCGACCTCATCCACGGCGCTGCTGCCCAGTGTGACGCGCAATTTTGGCGCCAGGTCCGGATTGCGTTCCAGGAGCCCCTTTACGTGGTCCTCCGTCGCCGTGAATACGACGGCCGAACTTCGGCTGTTTTCGATGTGAATGTGAATTTTGCCGTCATACATAATTTTTTTACTCTTCCTTTCGTCAGGCCGTTTTCCGCGCTCTGGAGGCTTTCCAGGCTTTTTTCAGGAGCGGGAAAATCCAGATGAGGATCGTCAGCGCGCCGAGAGTTCCGGCTATGGGGCGGCTGAAGAAATCCAGCCAGTTGCCTCGGGACTTGACCATCGAAATGATGAAGTTCTTCTCCAGCAGCTCCCCCAGAACGATCGCGAGAAGCATCGGCGATATGGGAAAATCGTTCTCCTCCATGATGTACCCCATCACCCCGAAAATCAGCATGACGAGGACGCCGAAAAGGCTGTTGTTGATCGAGAAAGCCCCGACAATGCAAAAAATGAGAATCACCGGAAGCATGACGAAGGGGGGAATCCTCAGAATGTGACGAAACATTTTGATGGCATAGTAGCCCAGAATCAGCATCAGGACGTTGGCGACCGCAAAGCAGATAAACACGCTGTAGATCACCTCGGGATGCTCCAGAAAAACCGTGGGGCCCGGCTTGAGGTCCTTGATGAAGAGAATTCCGATCACCATCGCCGAGGTCACGTCTCCCGGTATGCCAAAAACAAACGCCGGAATCCAGGCGGCGGCCAGCGCCGAATTGTTGGCGGAGGTGCTTTCGATGATGCCCTCCATGTGCCCTGTGCCGAATTTTTCGGGCGTTTTGGAGAATTTCCGGCTTATGGCGTAGGCAAGCCAGGCGGCGATATCCGCTCCCGCGCCGGGAAGCGCCCCTACCACCACTCCCACGATATTTCCTCTCAAAAACTGGGGGATATGTTCCCTCCAAACCCTGAACATTCCCTTGTAAATGTGGCCGATTTTTCCGCTGTAGGCCACGTCCGGAGGCTTTGTGGCGCTGACCCGCCGCATGATTTCGGGCACGGCGAACAGGCCGATGAGGACGGGAATGACGTGAATGCGGCCCAGCAGCTCCGTGATGCCGAAGGTGAAACGCGGCTGACCGGTGATGGCGTCAAAACCCACCGTCGTCAGGAAGAGCCCCAGAAAGAGCGAGACAATTCCCTTGATGGTGTTCTTCGAGGTCATGAACGTCGCGCAGGTCAGCCCCAGACAGGAGAGCCAGAAATATTCGTAGGTGCTGAAGTTCAGCGCAATCTCCGCCAGAGCGGGGGCCGCGGTCATCAGAGCCGCCAGCCCCACCAGCCCGCCCACCGCGGAGAAGAAGCAGTTGACGCCGAGAACCGTCTCAGCCATGCCCTTTTGGGTCAGCTTGTAGGAGTCGTCGGTGTAGGCTCCCGACGCCGGAGTGCCCGGGATGCGGATCAGCGTCCCGGGAATGTCTCCGGCAAAAACCGCCATCGCGTCGCAGGCGATGACCGCCGCCAGCGCGGGGACGGGGTCCAGAAAAATGGCGATGGGCATAATGAGGGACACCGCCATAATCGCCGTGAGCCCCGGTATGGCGCCGATCACAATGCCGTAAATGGAGGCGGCCAGCATGACCGCCAGTACGTCGAACCGAAAGACCAGCTCGCACGCCTGCGCAATGATGTTCCACATGTCCGCCGCTCCCCCTTACAGACCGATCAGCCCCTCGGGCAGAGGGACCAGCATCAGCTTCGCAAAAAACAGATAGATGAAAATCGCGGTGAGAGCCGACACAAGAAGGGTGGAAAACACCTTTCTCCTGAGCCACCAGATCGTCGCCGTCATCATCGCGAAGGACGTCACCACGAAGCCCAGGGTATCCACCGTCAGCATGTAAAACACGAGATTCAGGGGAATGAGGCAGATATTCGCCACCAGGCGGGGTGATTTCGCCCACTCCCCCATAACGATCAGAGGAGCCTTTGATCGCAGCCCTCCGGCCAGAAGCACGATTCCGCCCCCCAGCATGAACACCGCCGTAAAGGCGGGAAAGAACCCCGATCCATACGCGTAACCCGGAAGAGAGGGAAGGGTCCGTGAATATATCAGAATGAGAACCGAAAAAATTATAATAATTATGCCAAATACCGTGTCGCTGATCTTCATTCGCCGCAACCCTTCCTTAAACTCTTAAACTGTTGTTTATTTTTTGACGAGACCGACCGACTCCATGACTTTTCCGTAGTTGGCGTCCATCTCGGCAAGGAACGCGGCGAACTCGTCGGGTCCCAGGTACGCGGGGGTTTTTCCGGCCTTCTTCATGGTGTCCTGAAACTCCTGAGTCTCCCAGACCTGTTTGACGACGTCGCCGAGTTTGGTCTTCAGCTCCGCGGGCAGCCCGCCGGGGGCCGCTATCCCGCTCCAGGAGTCCAGCAGCCAGTCCGAACCCGTGGCCTCCTTCAGAGTCGGAAGGTCAGGGTAGCCCGAAAGACGCTCTTTGGTTATGGTGACCAGCGGACGCACCCGTTTGGCCGCCGTCAGAGAGGCCGCCTCGTTGGGGGAGCAGACCACGAAGTCCAGCCCGCCGGCCGCGAGGTCCTGAAGAGAGGGGGCCGCGCCTTCGTTGGGAACCCACAGGATGTCCGTCACTTTGAGCCCCTCGGCCTGGACCATTCCCGCGGCGCAGAGGTGCCAGATTCCGCCGTGAGAGGAACCCGACGCCTTCAGCTCGCCGGGCTTCGCCTTTATCGCCGCGATGAGGTCGTTAATGGTTTTATAAGGAGAATCTTCCACCACGTAGACGGCCCCGCCCACCGAAACGATCAGGGCCAGAGGCGTGAGATCCCGGTAGGTGAGGTCCGTGAGGCCGGACCAGTGCATCATGTTCAGCTCGCACTCGATGTCCCCCACCGTGTAGCCATCCGGAGTTCCCTTCGCTATGGCGGTGTGTCCCACGACGCCCTGCCCTCCCGTGCGGTTGATGGGGTTCACCCGCGCGCCGGTGATGTCGGCCATGATCTTCGCCACCAGTCTGGCGTTGAAGTCCGTCCCGCCGCCCGTGGCAAAGGGAATGAGCATCGTGATCGGCTTTTCGGGCCACCTGGAAACGTCAGCCGCCCCTCCGACCGTCGCGGAAAAAAGAACGAGAACAACCGCCGCCGCCAAAACTGCTTTTCTGAACATAAAACATTTCCCTCCCGTTGTGAAATAATATATAGTGCTTTTTAATCACATATCTTGTTATTATATGTGAAATATATCCAATCGAGAAAAAACTTTCGAAGGAGGTTACCGCGGCAATGGACCCCAAATCGACGAAGCCCCACGGGATGAGACGGAAGGACAGAGAAGTGACGGACAGAACCTGGATGGAGGAGATTCTGAAACGCGGGCAGGTGGTCCATATCGCAATGACGGACCCGGAGGGCCATCCTTACATGGTGACCATGGGGTATGGATACCGGGACGGCGCCCTTTACCTGCACGGGGCCAGGGAGGGGCGAAAAAACGACATCCTCGCCGTCCATCCGGAGGTCTGTTTCCAGGTGGTGCTGGACGTGGAGGTGCTCCGGGCTCCGACGGGAGTGGAGTTCAGCATGAAATACCGCAGCGTTACCGGCTTTGGCAGGATCCATACTTTGACGAACTCCTCAGAAAAAAACGAGGCCCTCGCCATTTTAATGCAACAGTATGAGGGCCCTCATGAAAATCTGGACGAAAAAGCCCTGGCAAGGGTCTGGACAGCGCGGCTGGATATCGATAACATGACGGGAAAATGCGCCAATTACAGCGAACCCTGAGTTTTTTCCACTCAAAGTTAATAAAATGACGCAGGGTAAAAATAGGTGACCTTCAGGTTTGTTTTTTGAGAGAATGTAGTATTTTAAAGTAAGGTATTTTGACCGAAGCGATATTCTGAATGTACCGTCAATCAAAAATATGAAAGCGAGGACTTGGACATGAGCAGGATAGTACTGATTGGAGCAAATCACGCGGGGACTGCCGCAGCCAATACCATTTTAGACAATTACAAAGGACACGAGCTCACCATCGTGGACCGAAACGACAACATCAGCTATCTGGGCTGCGGCACGGCGCTCTGGGTCGGGCGCCAGATCGACGGCTACGAGGGCCTGTTTTACTCCTCCGCCGAAACGCTCCAGAGAAAAGGCGCGCGCGTTATGATGGAGACGGAGGTGGACCACATCGACTTTGACGCCAGGCAGGTTTCCGTCACCTCCAAAGGGGGAAAAAAAGAAGTTCTCTCCTATGACAAACTGATTCTCGCCACCGGTTCCCTGCCGATCCTTCCCCCCATTCCGGGGATCGACCTCGCCAACATTCAATCGGTCAAACTGTTTCAGGACGGACGCAAAGCCAACGAGCTCCTGGACTCCCCCGCCACCAAAAGCGTGGCGATCATCGGCGCGGGATACATCGGCGTGGAGCTGGCGGAGGCCGTCCACCGCCGCGGCAGAAAAGCCCTTCTCTTCGAGGCGGAAAACACCAGTCTGGCCGGTTATTACGACGAGGATCTGACCCACGAAATGGACAGGGTTCTGGCCGACATGGGCGTGGAGCTGCACTTCAGCGAGCGCGTGCAATCCTTCCGGGGGGATAAAAAAGTTTCCGCCGTCGTGACCGACAAGGGAGAATATCCCGTGGAAATGGCAATCATGGCCATCGGGTTCCGCCCCAACACCGCACTGGGCAAAGGCGTTCTCGAGACCATCGCCAACGGCGCTTACAAAGTCGACCTGCGGCAGCAGACCAGCAAGCCCGATGTTTACGCCATCGGCGACTGCGCCACCGTGTTCTCCAACGCCCTCCAGGGACCCGCATACATCGCTCTGGCCACCAACGCGGTGCGGAGCGGTATCGTCGCCGGTCACAACGTCTGCGGAACGCCTCTGGAGTCCATCGGCGTGCAGGGGTCCAACGGCATTTCCATCGGCGGGTTCAACATGGTTTCCACCGGGCTGAGCCTCAAGGCGGCCAAAAAAGCCGGTTACGACGCCCTTGCCACGGATTTCGAGGACCTGCAGAAACCCGCGTTCATCAAAAACAACAACTACAGGGTCAAACTGCGCATCGTTTACGACAAAAACACGAGACGCATCCTGGGCGCTCAAATGGCCTCCCGCGAAAACATGTCAATGGGGATCCACATGTTCTCCCTGGCCATTGAGGAAAAACTGACCATCGACCGGCTGAAGCTGCTGGATATTTTCTTCCTGCCGCACTTCAACCAGCCCTACAACTACATCACCATGGCCGCTCTCAGTGCAAAATAGAGCAAAATACGACAATACAAAATAAGGCGAAAAACAAAGGGAACCGGCTCTCCGAATTTTCACGCAAAGCTCGGTTCCCGTTTTTTGTCGTGCATTATTCGATGCGGATCATTTTGATGATATTGGAATATTTGTTGGTGCGGTTTGTCATCAGGAAGATATTGCCTTCGGAATCTCCGCAGATACCGTGTGCCCGGATGTTGGACTCATAATATCCGAACTGGGCCCTGAGCTCCAGGCTGTCCAGGTCGATGATTGCAAAGCCTCCGTCCACCTCGGCGATATAGGCGTACTTATCGTCGGTCCACATCGCGGCGATGCGGAAGAAGTTGCCCTGCAGAACGGCAAGAATCTCACCTGCCGTATTGTAAACATAACCTCTCTTGTTTTCGCGATCCGCGACCCAAACACGGTTGTATTTGTCAATGCAAACGCCATGCGGCAGTCTGTACTGACCGATTTCAGTACCGGGGCCACCCCAGGTTTCCAGATACTCGCCTTCGGGCGAGAATACCTGAACCGCGGCGTTGCCATAACCGTCGGCCGCAAACATCATGCCGTTGGGAGCGACAGCCATTTCGCAGGGCTTATTGAATGGAGGAGCGGCACAGGTGATGGTTTCCAGTCTGGCATAGAACTCGACATAATCGTCCCAGGGGGCATCGACGGGAATTTTACCGTCGCGCTTGAGCTGCATGAACGCGTCATCGTTGCAGCCGCTTTTGCTGGGAACACAAAGATTACCGTAATCACGGACGATTTCACCCGTCTTCGTGATTTCACGGACAGCGTGAACATGGTCGCTGGTATCGGCGACCAGTATGGTGTCATGATTCGTCAGAAAAATGCTGTGCGCTTTGCCAAACAGCCCTTTACCAAAGGAGCGGATAAAATTTCCCTGTTTGTCGAACAGAACAACGGGATGATCCCTGTTGTCGGTTGCGGCGAAAAGATTGTCGCTCTCATCACAGCGGGCGTTCAGGACATGCACGCCAATCAGTTCCTTCGGCCACTTTGCCCAAAGATGATCAATCTTATAGGTAAAGCCCTCGGAGCGGTAGAGAATTTCGCTGTGTTCCGCACGATTATCGAAGCCCCTGATAAATTTCATGATGCAGCTCCTTTACGATATTAACTAAGCTTTCGTTGCTTTTTTCTCTCTGATGACCGTCCACATAATGGAAAATACGCTTAACGCAATCATAACCAGTACGATGGGGCGACTGAGGTAATAAAGCAGGATGGGCGTCGATCTTGCGACCGTGATAGACTGAACCAGACTTTGTTCGGCGAGCGGTCCGAGGATAATTGCGAGAACGATAGGAGAGGTGACCATTTTATGCTTCACCATCAGGTAGCCAAGCAGTCCAAAAATGACCATCGCCCAGACATCCAGAAAACTGAGGTTGACAGAATAACATCCGAGGGTCGCCATGACCGTGATAACAGGTGCGAGAATACTCATCGGGACGGAGACGACCTTGACAAAATAACGGGCTGCCAACAAACCGATGACGCACATAAGGATATTTGAAAAAGTAAAGCCGGAAAGAATGGGGTAGATGACATCTGCATGTCGGGTGAAAAGTTCGCTGCCTGGCACCAGGCCATGCATCGTAAACCCCCCCAGGAGCAGAGCTGCCGTAGGGGCGCCGGGGATACTCAGCGTGAGCAGGGGAATCATGGCGCCGCCTGAAACAGCGTTATTGGCCGCTTCGGAGCAGGCGACGGCCTCCATGGATCCCTTACCATACTCTTCGGGATGTTTGGAGGACTGTTTCCCGACATTAACGGCCAGGAAAGAGGCGATGTCACCGCCCGCGCCGGGCATAATGCCGACAAGAACGCCGATGATTGTGGAACGGATCGTCGGGATAATCAGCCTGCCCAACTCTTTGAACGTGGGCAAAACACGGCCGTGGAGTTTGCTCAGGGCTTTATCTACAATGGCTTTATTCGAGCCGGTATGGGTCTCGGACATCAGGAAGATCTGCGAGATAGAGAACAGGCCAATCAGAACGGGAATCACAGCGAGGCCGGAAGCCAGATAATCGTTGCCATACATGAAACGGGGATAGCCGGTTTGAGCGTCAACGCCGATACAACTGACGGCAAGACCGAAAGCGCCCACAAGCAACCCCTTGATAACGCCGCCGCTGCAAAGGCTGCCGATGATGGTAAGGCCGAACAGGGCAACCATGAATTTTTCAGCCGGTCCAAAGACCAGACAGATTTTTGCGAGCCAGGGAGCGATGAAGAGCAGGGCAATACCGCTCATGAAACCGCCAATACTGGAGCAGACAGTAGAAACGCCCAGAGCCTGCAGGCCACGTCCCTGTACCGTCAGCTCATAACCGTCGTCCGCGGTAGCGGCGGAGGAAGGAGCGCCAGGAGTGTGCAAAAGGATGGCGGTAATACTGCCGCCGTAAATACCCGCGGTGTAAATGGCCATCAGCATGACCAGAGCGGGGATGGGTTTCATCGTATAAGTGATGGGAATCAGCAGGGCAATGCCCATACTGCCGGTAAAACCGGGAAGAGCGCCCAAAATCATGCCCAGGACAATACCAAGCAGCATATAAAGCAAAACTTCTATATTAAAAATTGAAAGAATTGTATTTGCTATTGTCACGCTATACCTCCCCTTTTTCGTTAGAATAGCCAGGCGCTTGGCATGTGAAGTTGCATTTGAACGACAAACATCCAATACAGGAAAGCCAATACGACAATCGTAACAGGAACGATTTTCTTAAAATCACGCTGACCATACAACAGCATGGCAACAGGAAGGTAGATCGCCGAGGCGACGAAAAAGCCGACGTGCTGAATGCAAAAAATATAAACGCACATCAGGCCAAAAACGGTGAAAGGGCGAGCCTTCAGCTCAGGATTTACATCGTCGGCCAAGCCGCGGCGGACTCGGAGGGTCTTGCGAACGCCAATCCCGAGTTCACACAAACTCAGGATCAAGAAAAGACTCAATACCATGGTGGGAAAGTATTTGCTGATTCCCCTGAAGTGAATTGCCTGTATAAGGAAAATTACAGCAATGATTGACAGAAACGCGCCGATGATCAAATCGTTGCTTATAAACTTTTTCCTCTGATCATTGGTCATATTAATTCACCATATCCTTAATTTTGGGAGAGACAAAATCAAAGTAACGGTTCGAAGAAAATTAATATTTATCGAACCGTTACTAATACTGCTTTCGTTTTATTGAATTATGACAGACTCAGCTGGCTTCCTTACAAAATATCAGAATTACAAAATATCCAGAAAATCTTCTCACTTCCAACCGAGCAAAGGCATAATGGTGGACTGATAAAACGCGTCTTCTCTCTTGATCATTTCGATGTATTCCTCACCTGAGAGACAGTTCCAGCCCATACGGTTCTTCAGAAAGTCCTGCTTGCATTGAGGATCATTCATTCCTTTGACAAAAGCGTCGACGATTTTTTTCTGAATGTCTTCGGGGACACCCTTAGGCATGATCAAGCCGCGGTTGGTAGCACCATTGACGTTGACATTTTTGTAACCGAGGGCAGCGCACTCTTCATTGAAGGTCGGGATGTTAGGAGCCAAAGCGTCACGCTTATCGCTGAATGCACAAACAGGTTCGATATTATCACCCAAAGAGGCGAGGTTGCCGACGTTGCATATCATGAAGTCAATAAAGCCGCCCAGCAGTTCCTGGGTCGAATTGGAGTTGGCGTGCATCGGAGTGGTATGTTTGGCGAGTTCGGGGATCGCGTCGAGCATCTTCAGGTAAGCGATGTGGTCATCACCGCCGGTAACAGTAACGGAAATAACGACGTTGTCGTGGCTCAGGCAGTAGTCAAGGAACTCCTTGACGGTGTTTATTTCATATCCCTTACGAAC harbors:
- a CDS encoding nitroreductase family protein — its product is MENEVLNCIHARRSTRSFLDRQVSPEHLKILLDAAVWAPSGGNNQSWLFTAIQNRDALHRLNELVREGFQRWTPDDDYPGKQKAKEHSQKDGYNFYHHAPTLIVASNRPNYENAMADCALALENIFLAAQSLGLGSCYINQLHWLRNDSGVREYLFELGIPREHTICSSAAIGFAASVSTPPARKEGTVHIVT
- a CDS encoding N-6 DNA methylase; the encoded protein is MAITGELKSQIDGIWNDMYAYGMANPLVVIEQLTYLFFIRLLDMEEERREQDDALIGGEPGERIFQQDEQGQALRWSKFRDLSPEKIFDLLRDRVFPFIKGIDTAVKLDNGSEHIVKGMKIGAKSAYAQHMSNANFILPNPLITQKVVTAIDGLSQALRDNDLKGDLYEYMISRIQTAGRIGQFRTPRHIVRMMVSFVDPQIKDFIADPACGTGGFLVLAGEYVRENNEKTLRLDKEARAHYQREMFTGYDTDQTMLRITAMNTILHNMDEANIRFHDSLSKDNDDTEKYTVVLANPPFKGSLDHDAIAPSLLSVTNTKKTELLFLALFLR
- a CDS encoding tripartite tricarboxylate transporter substrate binding protein; this translates as MFRKAVLAAAVVLVLFSATVGGAADVSRWPEKPITMLIPFATGGGTDFNARLVAKIMADITGARVNPINRTGGQGVVGHTAIAKGTPDGYTVGDIECELNMMHWSGLTDLTYRDLTPLALIVSVGGAVYVVEDSPYKTINDLIAAIKAKPGELKASGSSHGGIWHLCAAGMVQAEGLKVTDILWVPNEGAAPSLQDLAAGGLDFVVCSPNEAASLTAAKRVRPLVTITKERLSGYPDLPTLKEATGSDWLLDSWSGIAAPGGLPAELKTKLGDVVKQVWETQEFQDTMKKAGKTPAYLGPDEFAAFLAEMDANYGKVMESVGLVKK
- a CDS encoding tripartite tricarboxylate transporter TctB family protein, with product MTNDQRKKFISNDLIIGAFLSIIAVIFLIQAIHFRGISKYFPTMVLSLFLILSLCELGIGVRKTLRVRRGLADDVNPELKARPFTVFGLMCVYIFCIQHVGFFVASAIYLPVAMLLYGQRDFKKIVPVTIVVLAFLYWMFVVQMQLHMPSAWLF
- a CDS encoding tripartite tricarboxylate transporter permease, producing MLLGIVLGMILGALPGFTGSMGIALLIPITYTMKPIPALVMLMAIYTAGIYGGSITAILLHTPGAPSSAATADDGYELTVQGRGLQALGVSTVCSSIGGFMSGIALLFIAPWLAKICLVFGPAEKFMVALFGLTIIGSLCSGGVIKGLLVGAFGLAVSCIGVDAQTGYPRFMYGNDYLASGLAVIPVLIGLFSISQIFLMSETHTGSNKAIVDKALSKLHGRVLPTFKELGRLIIPTIRSTIIGVLVGIMPGAGGDIASFLAVNVGKQSSKHPEEYGKGSMEAVACSEAANNAVSGGAMIPLLTLSIPGAPTAALLLGGFTMHGLVPGSELFTRHADVIYPILSGFTFSNILMCVIGLLAARYFVKVVSVPMSILAPVITVMATLGCYSVNLSFLDVWAMVIFGLLGYLMVKHKMVTSPIVLAIILGPLAEQSLVQSITVARSTPILLYYLSRPIVLVMIALSVFSIMWTVIREKKATKA
- a CDS encoding tripartite tricarboxylate transporter TctB family protein, which gives rise to MKISDTVFGIIIIIFSVLILIYSRTLPSLPGYAYGSGFFPAFTAVFMLGGGIVLLAGGLRSKAPLIVMGEWAKSPRLVANICLIPLNLVFYMLTVDTLGFVVTSFAMMTATIWWLRRKVFSTLLVSALTAIFIYLFFAKLMLVPLPEGLIGL
- a CDS encoding tripartite tricarboxylate transporter substrate binding protein, which produces MRKIVALLLALSLILASEGVKPCLAAEAYPNRPITLTVLSAAGGSYDLGVRLLLPYVEKILGTRINVVNNDAGNGWVNWLGCYNAKPDGYSLFTTNFPAFFSCYDPEMKHTQRWNDFAYICNFCTDTNILVVRKGYEINTVKEFLDYCLSHDNVVISVTVTGGDDHIAYLKMLDAIPELAKHTTPMHANSNSTQELLGGFIDFMICNVGNLASLGDNIEPVCAFSDKRDALAPNIPTFNEECAALGYKNVNVNGATNRGLIMPKGVPEDIQKKIVDAFVKGMNDPQCKQDFLKNRMGWNCLSGEEYIEMIKREDAFYQSTIMPLLGWK
- a CDS encoding FAD-dependent oxidoreductase, which produces MSRIVLIGANHAGTAAANTILDNYKGHELTIVDRNDNISYLGCGTALWVGRQIDGYEGLFYSSAETLQRKGARVMMETEVDHIDFDARQVSVTSKGGKKEVLSYDKLILATGSLPILPPIPGIDLANIQSVKLFQDGRKANELLDSPATKSVAIIGAGYIGVELAEAVHRRGRKALLFEAENTSLAGYYDEDLTHEMDRVLADMGVELHFSERVQSFRGDKKVSAVVTDKGEYPVEMAIMAIGFRPNTALGKGVLETIANGAYKVDLRQQTSKPDVYAIGDCATVFSNALQGPAYIALATNAVRSGIVAGHNVCGTPLESIGVQGSNGISIGGFNMVSTGLSLKAAKKAGYDALATDFEDLQKPAFIKNNNYRVKLRIVYDKNTRRILGAQMASRENMSMGIHMFSLAIEEKLTIDRLKLLDIFFLPHFNQPYNYITMAALSAK
- a CDS encoding D-2-hydroxyacid dehydrogenase; the encoded protein is MYDGKIHIHIENSRSSAVVFTATEDHVKGLLERNPDLAPKLRVTLGSSAVDEVARWTEDDLKEYYGQMATADVLVGYSFPTENLRGYAPCLRWIHFISSGVEHVTPFDWVPEGVTLVNNRGVHLPKSGESFAMYLAMLNAQMPRLFTAQRNGRWDRAFTSVIKGKRLAVFGVGHQGGEIAKQAQRMGLRVTGIDPYVTDHPCCEKMVTPEAMKDVLAQSDFLAVAAPLTAKTRGIVGEEVLGWLPKHAGVLNVSRGPLVDQTALQKKLSKGELSGAILDVFDVEPLPADSPLWNTPNLIITPHVSSDDLVNYMPLTLDLTITNLRNELAGRGLVNVVDATREF
- a CDS encoding tripartite tricarboxylate transporter permease; the encoded protein is MWNIIAQACELVFRFDVLAVMLAASIYGIVIGAIPGLTAIMAVSLIMPIAIFLDPVPALAAVIACDAMAVFAGDIPGTLIRIPGTPASGAYTDDSYKLTQKGMAETVLGVNCFFSAVGGLVGLAALMTAAPALAEIALNFSTYEYFWLSCLGLTCATFMTSKNTIKGIVSLFLGLFLTTVGFDAITGQPRFTFGITELLGRIHVIPVLIGLFAVPEIMRRVSATKPPDVAYSGKIGHIYKGMFRVWREHIPQFLRGNIVGVVVGALPGAGADIAAWLAYAISRKFSKTPEKFGTGHMEGIIESTSANNSALAAAWIPAFVFGIPGDVTSAMVIGILFIKDLKPGPTVFLEHPEVIYSVFICFAVANVLMLILGYYAIKMFRHILRIPPFVMLPVILIFCIVGAFSINNSLFGVLVMLIFGVMGYIMEENDFPISPMLLAIVLGELLEKNFIISMVKSRGNWLDFFSRPIAGTLGALTILIWIFPLLKKAWKASRARKTA
- a CDS encoding pyridoxamine 5'-phosphate oxidase family protein, with product MDPKSTKPHGMRRKDREVTDRTWMEEILKRGQVVHIAMTDPEGHPYMVTMGYGYRDGALYLHGAREGRKNDILAVHPEVCFQVVLDVEVLRAPTGVEFSMKYRSVTGFGRIHTLTNSSEKNEALAILMQQYEGPHENLDEKALARVWTARLDIDNMTGKCANYSEP